The stretch of DNA GCTTCTGTCCTTGGCCTTTTGCCGAACCCTCTTATCACCACCGACCAGGTTAAGCTCTTGAAAGACGATAATGTGGTGTCTGCCGCGGCCGTCAAGGAAGGCCGCACATTACAGGGCATAGGCATTACGCCGGAAGGGGTGGACGCTGTTCTGCCTGCTTATCTCTGGCGCTATCGTGTCGCCGGACAATATACCAAAACCGGATTTGCATAATTGAAATGAAAGGGGCCGAAAGGCCCCTTTGCTATTTGGCGCTACTCTCCCATGCCCTCCGCTTTCGCTCCGGGCGTTCGTCGCTCAAAAAGCCAAATCGTTGACTTTTTGTTCGATACGCGGACCGCTTCTCACCCCCAGACCAGTAACGCTGCAAGGCCGACGGCACCGACGATCAGCCGCCACCATGCAAACAGCTTGAAACCGTGGCGCGACACGTAATCCAGGAGATAACGCACCACGAAAACGCCCGAAATAAACGCCATGACAAAACCAACCGCGATCAATGCGCCATCATTAAGCGACAGGATGTTGCGGCTTTTATAAAGGTCGTAGGTGAAGGCGCCCGCCATGGTCGGCATGGCGAGGAAAAACGAGAATTCCGCCGCAGAGCGCTTGTCCGCCCCCATCAAAAGTGCGCCGACGATGGTGGAACCCGAACGCGAGACACCCGGTATCATGGCAAGGCACTGTACGAAGCCGATGGCAAGACACATGGGCAACGGGTAGTCCATCACGTCGCGATAACGCGGTTTCAGATCGAGCTGATCGACCCACAACAGAATGAAACCGCCGAGGATCAGCATGATGCAGACCAGCATCGGGGTTTCGAACAGCACGCTCTTGATAAAGCCATGCGCCAGAGCGCCGATGACAGCGGCAGGCAGAAATGCGACCAGGATACCGAAAACGAAGCGCCGCGTGTGCGCATCACGCGGAAAATCACTGAGGATTTTTAGCAATTTCGCCGAATAGACGGTGAGGATAGCCAGAATTGCGCCAAGCTGAATGAGGACTTCAAAGGTCTTACCGGTCGAATCAAACCCCAAAAAGTGACCGATCAACAGCAGATGGCCCGTTGAGGAAACGGGGATGAACTCCGTCAAACCTTCGATGAGACCCAGAAAAGCGGCTTCCAGAAGATTATAAATTTCCATAAAGTCAGAGCCTTGAAAGATGTGCGGTGTGGCGACGGCATGTGTTGACGAAACATTAAGCATGAGAACGTGAAAAACCGCCCCGTCCAGCGATTGCCCAGCGATTGCTTGTCTCGTGCAGGCATAGTCCCTATAAACTAAATATTCCGTTGAGATGGCGCGAATCGCCAGAAAACAGGACCAGATAACAGAGATAGCCTGCCGCAGGTGCAAATACCAGCAACAGGCATTTTGGTTCATCAATAACAGTTTGCAGTCAAGAGTAGCGCGTCAATCATGCTAACGCTTTTTCATCATCCCATGTCCACAGGCTCACGCTATGTGCGGCTTATCCTCGGCGAATATGCCGTGGAGGCGGAATTGATCGAAGAACGGCCATGGGCGCGGCGTAAGGAGTTTTTGACCCTCAATCCGGCAGCGACCCTGCCGGTTCTGTTGGCTGAACGCGACCTGCCGGTGGTCGGTGCAACGGTGATTGCCGAATATCTCGACGAGACACGTGGCGCGTTGAAGCGCAGTCGTCGTCTGTTGCCCGAAAGCCCGATGGAACGCGCCGAAGTGCGCCGTCTGGTCGACTGGTTCCTGATCAAGCTCGAAAACGAGGTTACGCGGCATCTTGCACGCGAACGCGTCTTCAAGCTGCAAATGGCGGCCGAAATGGGCGGCAGTTCGCCCGATTCCACCGCCATCCGCGCCGCCCGCACCAATATCCGCCAGCATATGAAATATATTGACTGGCTGGCAGCGAGCCGTGACTGGCTGGGGGGCGCTCATCCAAGTTATGCCGATATGGCTGCAGCCGCAGCCATTTCAGTGCTCGATTATCTGGGTGAAATCGACTGGGCTGAAATAAAAGCCGCGCGTGACTGGTATGCGCGCATGAAATCGCGTCCTGCTTTCCGTCCGCTCCTCAACGACCGTGTACGGGGACTGTCCCCGGTGGCCCATTATGGCGATCTCGACTTCTGAACCCAAAGAACTCCGGCTCAAGCGCTTCCTGATCGAGGAGGCAAAAGCTGTGGGTTTCGATGCGGTCGCCTTCACCACGCCCGACGCCATACCGCAAGCGCCGAAAAGGCTACGCCAATACATCGCCGAGGGCCATCACGCCGATATGCTCTGGATGGAGGAGACGGAAGAGCGTCGCGCCAATCCCAGCGTGTTATGGCCAGAAGTACGCTCCATCATGATGCTGGCGATGAATTATGGACCGGACGTCAATCCGCTGGCAGTCCTTGAGCAGAAAGACCGCGCCGCCATATCTGTCTATGCGCAAAACCGCGATTATCACGACATCATCAAGGGTAAGCTTAAACATATGGCAAGCCGTTTTGCTGCGCGTGCCGGACAGGATGTCAAGGTTTTCGTCGATACCGCCCCAGTAATGGAAAAGCCGCTGGCTGAAGCCGCTGGCCTTGGCTGGCAAGGAAAGCACACCAATCTGGTGAGCCGGGAACTGGGTGCGTGGCTGTTTCTGGGTTCAATATTCACCACGGCGGAAATTCCGCCTGACCAGCCTGATCGTGATCATTGCGGGTCCTGCCGCGCCTGTCTAGATGCCTGCCCGACCAAAGCTTTTCCAGCACCTTACCGGATTGATGCCGCACGCTGCATTTCCTATCTCACCATTGAGAACAAAGGCCCGATCCCGCCTGAATTCCGCAAATCGATGGGCAACCGCATCTATGGTTGCGACGATTGCCTTTCCGTGTGCCCATGGAACAAGTTCGCGCAAGTGGCCAGCGAATTGAAGTTGAAAGCCCGTGAGGATCTCAAAGCGCCACATCTTGCCGATCTGCTCACACTTGATGATCCCGCCTTTCGCGCGTTATTTTCCGGCTCCCCTGTCAAGCGGATAGGGCGCGATCGTTTCATCCGTAATGTGCTGATCGCTGCGGGCAATTCCAACGATAAAACGCTTCTGCCCATCATCGAAAACTTGCTGGAAGATGCGGCACCTGTAGTACGGGGAACCGCAATCTGGGCGCTCAGGCAACTGGCCGACCCAATGGCAGTCATGCGGCTGCAAAAACGACTGGCCTTGACGGAAGAGGATGCTACGGTGCTCTCCGAGTGGAGCATGGAGACAAGCTGATATGCGCATATTTCTGTTCGGGGCCGGATATTCGGCAAAAGCTTTTGCACGTCTGATGGTGGGAGAAGCCCAAGATATTGCGGGCACCACACGCAACGAGCAGAATTTTCCAGCAC from Brucella sp. BE17 encodes:
- a CDS encoding undecaprenyl-diphosphate phosphatase, producing MEIYNLLEAAFLGLIEGLTEFIPVSSTGHLLLIGHFLGFDSTGKTFEVLIQLGAILAILTVYSAKLLKILSDFPRDAHTRRFVFGILVAFLPAAVIGALAHGFIKSVLFETPMLVCIMLILGGFILLWVDQLDLKPRYRDVMDYPLPMCLAIGFVQCLAMIPGVSRSGSTIVGALLMGADKRSAAEFSFFLAMPTMAGAFTYDLYKSRNILSLNDGALIAVGFVMAFISGVFVVRYLLDYVSRHGFKLFAWWRLIVGAVGLAALLVWG
- a CDS encoding glutathione S-transferase family protein, giving the protein MLTLFHHPMSTGSRYVRLILGEYAVEAELIEERPWARRKEFLTLNPAATLPVLLAERDLPVVGATVIAEYLDETRGALKRSRRLLPESPMERAEVRRLVDWFLIKLENEVTRHLARERVFKLQMAAEMGGSSPDSTAIRAARTNIRQHMKYIDWLAASRDWLGGAHPSYADMAAAAAISVLDYLGEIDWAEIKAARDWYARMKSRPAFRPLLNDRVRGLSPVAHYGDLDF
- the queG gene encoding tRNA epoxyqueuosine(34) reductase QueG; translated protein: MAISTSEPKELRLKRFLIEEAKAVGFDAVAFTTPDAIPQAPKRLRQYIAEGHHADMLWMEETEERRANPSVLWPEVRSIMMLAMNYGPDVNPLAVLEQKDRAAISVYAQNRDYHDIIKGKLKHMASRFAARAGQDVKVFVDTAPVMEKPLAEAAGLGWQGKHTNLVSRELGAWLFLGSIFTTAEIPPDQPDRDHCGSCRACLDACPTKAFPAPYRIDAARCISYLTIENKGPIPPEFRKSMGNRIYGCDDCLSVCPWNKFAQVASELKLKAREDLKAPHLADLLTLDDPAFRALFSGSPVKRIGRDRFIRNVLIAAGNSNDKTLLPIIENLLEDAAPVVRGTAIWALRQLADPMAVMRLQKRLALTEEDATVLSEWSMETS